One Vibrio sp. 16 genomic window carries:
- the deoD gene encoding purine-nucleoside phosphorylase — MATPHINAEMGAFADVVLMPGDPLRAKYIAETFLEDVVQVCDVRNMYGFTGTYKGRKVSVMGHGMGIPSCSIYATELIKDFGVKKIIRVGSCGAVSEDIKVRDVVIGMGACTDSKVNRIRFKGHDFAAIADYKMVRAAEDAAKARGIEVKVGNLFSAELFYTPDPEMFDVMDKYGIVGVEMEAAGIYGVCAEYGAKALTICTVSDHIKTGEQTTSDERQTTFNDMMIIALDSVLLGDAE, encoded by the coding sequence ATGGCAACTCCACATATCAACGCAGAAATGGGTGCATTCGCTGATGTCGTTTTAATGCCGGGTGATCCACTACGTGCGAAATACATTGCAGAAACGTTCCTGGAAGATGTTGTACAGGTATGTGACGTACGCAACATGTACGGTTTCACGGGTACTTACAAAGGCCGTAAGGTATCAGTAATGGGTCACGGTATGGGTATCCCATCGTGCTCTATTTACGCGACTGAGCTAATCAAAGACTTCGGTGTGAAGAAGATTATCCGTGTCGGTAGTTGTGGTGCAGTAAGTGAAGATATTAAAGTGCGCGACGTTGTGATTGGCATGGGCGCGTGTACAGATTCTAAAGTAAACCGTATTCGTTTCAAAGGTCATGACTTTGCGGCTATCGCAGACTACAAGATGGTTCGCGCCGCAGAAGATGCAGCGAAAGCTCGTGGCATTGAAGTGAAAGTGGGTAACCTGTTCTCGGCAGAATTGTTCTACACGCCAGATCCAGAAATGTTCGACGTAATGGACAAGTACGGCATCGTAGGCGTAGAGATGGAAGCGGCGGGCATCTACGGCGTATGTGCTGAGTATGGCGCTAAAGCTTTGACTATCTGTACGGTTTCTGACCACATCAAAACAGGCGAGCAAACCACGTCAGATGAGCGTCAAACAACGTTCAACGATATGATGATCATCGCGCTAGATTCTGTGTTGCTAGGTGATGCAGAATAA
- a CDS encoding YtjB family periplasmic protein, which translates to MDSSLFSFRNAIRALAILSLVAMVAIIGVNSVKITKGNEQIQQNQLETLTQILISQASLSAGDMIVAQDQERLLKLTNQLAKDALVYDAAIYDAEGIRLASSESAKSVRQILGLDTPLETARIGKQQLVEPIIRDNVVLGFVRITFETGRVTAFSDHYYRKSDRYMYTMVGMSFIAGLLLAIVIRRKPKSKSENLLLKDMQ; encoded by the coding sequence ATGGACTCATCTCTGTTTTCATTTCGAAACGCAATACGAGCACTTGCCATCCTCTCTTTGGTGGCAATGGTTGCGATTATTGGCGTAAATAGCGTCAAGATCACCAAAGGGAACGAGCAGATCCAACAGAATCAGTTGGAGACTCTCACCCAAATTTTGATTTCCCAAGCCTCTCTATCTGCTGGCGATATGATCGTCGCTCAAGACCAAGAGCGCTTGCTTAAGTTGACTAACCAGTTAGCTAAAGATGCACTTGTGTATGACGCGGCAATCTATGACGCTGAAGGGATTCGTCTCGCCTCAAGTGAGAGTGCCAAGTCTGTACGTCAGATCCTAGGCTTAGATACTCCACTTGAAACGGCACGCATTGGTAAACAGCAGTTAGTCGAACCCATTATTCGCGATAACGTCGTCCTGGGCTTTGTTCGCATCACCTTTGAGACCGGACGTGTAACTGCCTTTTCTGATCACTACTACAGAAAAAGTGATCGCTACATGTACACCATGGTGGGAATGAGCTTTATCGCAGGCTTGCTGCTAGCTATTGTGATTCGTCGTAAACCCAAATCGAAAAGCGAAAACTTACTGCTCAAAGATATGCAGTAG
- the serB gene encoding phosphoserine phosphatase has product MDRFNTLPIRRHIPLINRLPETRLSTRFDKANAGWVVYSTHLSAASFEDVDFFTGFYNSVVDVWKVGQYEVALMEGQLTPEHEEILQALELDYARLQDIPDLSKPGLVVFDMDSTAIQIECIDEIAKLAGVGEEVAEVTERAMQGELDFEQSLRQRVGKLAGADEAILEQVRSVLPLMPDLPELIQTLKRFGWKTAIASGGFTYFSDHLQEMLSLDHAQSNQLEIVDGKLTGNVIGEVVSAQTKADILVQLAEQYDIEPHNTIAVGDGANDLTMMAAAGLGVAYHAKPKVEQQAQTAIRYHGLGGLICVLSAILVKQRRVSFSPLK; this is encoded by the coding sequence ATGGACAGGTTTAATACATTACCCATTCGTCGTCACATTCCTCTTATCAATCGCTTACCAGAAACTCGCCTTTCTACACGGTTTGATAAAGCCAATGCAGGTTGGGTTGTCTACAGTACACACCTTTCTGCTGCAAGCTTTGAAGATGTAGACTTCTTCACTGGATTCTACAATTCTGTGGTCGATGTCTGGAAAGTCGGTCAGTATGAAGTTGCCTTGATGGAAGGGCAGTTGACGCCGGAGCATGAAGAGATTCTCCAAGCGTTAGAGCTGGATTATGCTCGACTGCAAGACATTCCGGATCTATCCAAGCCAGGTTTGGTTGTATTCGACATGGATTCAACCGCCATTCAAATAGAGTGTATTGATGAAATTGCCAAGCTTGCCGGTGTTGGGGAAGAAGTGGCCGAAGTAACCGAACGCGCAATGCAGGGGGAACTTGATTTTGAACAAAGTCTTCGCCAGCGTGTGGGCAAACTGGCTGGCGCAGATGAAGCCATTTTGGAGCAAGTTCGTTCTGTTTTACCACTGATGCCTGACTTGCCGGAGCTGATTCAAACGCTAAAACGTTTCGGTTGGAAAACTGCTATTGCTTCCGGTGGATTTACTTACTTTTCAGATCATCTGCAAGAGATGCTTTCACTGGATCACGCTCAGTCAAATCAGTTGGAGATCGTCGATGGCAAGTTGACGGGCAACGTGATTGGTGAGGTGGTGAGTGCGCAAACCAAAGCCGACATTCTCGTTCAACTGGCAGAGCAATACGACATCGAGCCACACAATACGATTGCCGTCGGTGATGGTGCCAATGATTTAACCATGATGGCGGCAGCGGGTTTAGGCGTTGCTTACCACGCTAAACCGAAGGTTGAACAGCAGGCTCAAACAGCGATCCGTTATCATGGTTTAGGTGGGCTGATCTGCGTATTATCTGCGATATTGGTCAAGCAAAGGCGAGTAAGCTTCTCTCCACTCAAATAA